The genomic window TGCACTTGAACTCGCCGCACGCCGGATGTATTTTTTAATCAAGCTGTTTCGGATCAGTTTCGTCCGAGAGGAGGTGAACACGATGGCCGTCCGAATCCTGTTGAAACGATGGGTCCCCGCCGAAAAGGAGAAAGACCTCGTTGGCCTCATCACGGAACTGCGGAGCATGGCTTCGAGGCAACCCGGCTACATCTCCGGCGAGACCATGCGGAACATCAAGAACCCCGAAGAGTACCTTGTCATCAGCACCTGGGATACGCTGGAAGACTGGGAGAGGTGGGCCGCGAGCCCGCCCAGGAAGGCGCTGCAGGACAAGATTGACAAGCTCCTCGGGAAGCCGACCACCTACGAGATGTACCACTATCCCGAGAAGCGCTACCACAGGGCCGATCCCACTGATTACCTGGAGCGGTCGCCGTCTCAACCCAAGAAGTGACCGTTCGTCTCAGGCATCGGTTTCCCGCGCGTTGGCAAGGCTTCTTTTGACAGCGACGTCTGTATTTCCGGCTCGATCTCCCGGCGGCAAGCGTTGACCGTCCCCTGCCGGGGAGCGGCATGACCGTCATCAAACCGTAGTCACCCCGTGGCCCGGTTGGTCGAGAGGACCGGGCTGCCCGACACCGCATGCGATGCATGAGGCGGGTATTCCTTCGCCCACGGCTTGCGAGAAAGGAGGGATGGGATATGATCAAGGTCATGATCAAGAGAAAAGCGCCGGCGGACAAGCAAAAGGAACTCCTGGACCTGATCACGAAGCTTCGAAGCGAGGCCTCGAAGCAGCCCGGGTACATCTCCGGGGAGACACTGCACAGCAGCGAAAGGCCCGACGAGTTTCTCGTCATCAGCGTGTGGGATGACGAGTATTTCTGGAAGAAATGGATCGCCACCGACGAGCGCAAGGCCATCCAGGGCGAGATCGACAAACTCATCGGGACCCCCACGGAGTACGAGATCTACCGGTACCCGCGGAAAACCTCCGTGGAGTGAGCGACCGGCGATATCGGGATCGGGGCGCCCCGGCTGCAGCCGGGGCGTTTTTCGTTGACACCCCCGGGCCGCTTCATCTATAGTTCTGCCCGGGGTCTGCGGGAAGCCGAGGCCGCCCCGGCCGGTCCTGTCGCACGGCCCCCGTCTGTTTCAGTCATCCACGAAATCCAGGAGGTGCATCCCATGGCGAAGGTCGGTGTCGTTCTGTCGGGCTGCGGTGTCTACGATGGGGCCGAGATCCACGAGGCCACCTTGACCCTTTATTTTCTGGACAAGGCGGGCGCCGAGATCCTCTGCATGGCGCCGGACATCAACCAGATGCACGTGATCGATCACACGAAAGGGCAACCCACCGGGGAGTCGAGAAACGTCCTGTGCGAGTCGGCCCGCATCGCCCGCGGCGATATCAGGAACATGAAGGACGTGAAGGCGGCCGACATCGACGCCCTCATCTTCCCCGGAGGGTTCGGCGCCGCCAAGAACCTTTGCGACTTCGCCGTAAAGGGCCCCGACTGCACGGTGAACCCGGAGGTGGCAAGACTCATCAAGGAGATCCACGCGGCGAAGAAGCCCATCGGCTTCATCTGCATCGCCCCGGTGATTGCGGCCAAGGTCCTCGGCGCTGCGAAACCGAAACTGACGATCGGCAATGACCCCGGCGCCTCCGGCGCCATCGAAGCCATGGGCGGCAAGCACGTGCAGGCCCCCGTCGAGGGGATCGTCGTCGACGAGGTCAACAAAATCGTCACCACTCCGGCCTACATGCTGGGGCCCACGATCTCAAAGGTGGCCCAGGGCATCGAGAAGCTCGTGGCCGAGATCCTGAAAATGGCGAAGCCGTAAGGTGGCAGCAGCCGTGGGGGATCCCGCAGAGGGTGAGACATGAGAGAA from Syntrophaceae bacterium includes these protein-coding regions:
- a CDS encoding antibiotic biosynthesis monooxygenase codes for the protein MAVRILLKRWVPAEKEKDLVGLITELRSMASRQPGYISGETMRNIKNPEEYLVISTWDTLEDWERWAASPPRKALQDKIDKLLGKPTTYEMYHYPEKRYHRADPTDYLERSPSQPKK
- a CDS encoding antibiotic biosynthesis monooxygenase, which produces MIKVMIKRKAPADKQKELLDLITKLRSEASKQPGYISGETLHSSERPDEFLVISVWDDEYFWKKWIATDERKAIQGEIDKLIGTPTEYEIYRYPRKTSVE
- the elbB gene encoding isoprenoid biosynthesis glyoxalase ElbB — protein: MAKVGVVLSGCGVYDGAEIHEATLTLYFLDKAGAEILCMAPDINQMHVIDHTKGQPTGESRNVLCESARIARGDIRNMKDVKAADIDALIFPGGFGAAKNLCDFAVKGPDCTVNPEVARLIKEIHAAKKPIGFICIAPVIAAKVLGAAKPKLTIGNDPGASGAIEAMGGKHVQAPVEGIVVDEVNKIVTTPAYMLGPTISKVAQGIEKLVAEILKMAKP